The following coding sequences lie in one Rutidosis leptorrhynchoides isolate AG116_Rl617_1_P2 chromosome 4, CSIRO_AGI_Rlap_v1, whole genome shotgun sequence genomic window:
- the LOC139845583 gene encoding phospholipase D alpha 1: MGETLLHGTLHATIYEVDKIHGYGGGGNIFGKLKANLEETVGFGKGTPKMYATIDLDKCRVGRTRLLENDPGNPKWYESFHIYCAHAASNVIFTVKDDNPIGATLIGRAYVPVEDLLEGEEVDRWVEILDEDKNPIKSDSKIHVKLQYFDVTQDRNWARGIKSAKYPGVPYTFFSQRQGCRVSLYQDAHVPDNFIPKIPLAGGKYYEPHRCWEDVFDAITNAKHFIYITGWSVYTEITLIRDSRRQKPGGDVTLGELLKNKAGEGVKVLMLVWDDRTSVDVLKKDGLMATHDEDTENFFQGSEVHCNLCPRNPDDGGSFIQDLQISTMFTHHQKIIVVDSPMPNGDSERRRVVSFVGGIDLCDGRYDSPFHSLFRTLDTAHHDDFHQPNYPDGSITKGGPREPWHDIHSRLEGQIAWDVLFNFEQRWKKQGGKNVLVNFRELDDVIIPPSPVMFHDDQESWNVQLFRSIDGGAAFGFPDTPEEAAKSGLVSGKDNIIDRSIQDAYIHAIRRAKKFIYIENQYFLGSSFGWQADDIKVEDVGALHLIPKELSLKIVSKIKAGEKFTVYVVVPMWPEGIPESASVQAILDWQRRTMEMMYKDIIQALNEQGLEEDPRDYLTFFCLGNREVKKDGEYEPTEAPEPDSDYKKAQEARRFMIYVHAKMMIVDDEYIIVGSANINQRSMDGARDSEIAMGAYQPHHLTTRTPARGQVHGFRMALWYEHLGMLDDSFQHPESTECVKKVNKITDKYWDLFASENLESDLPGHLLRYPVAVSGEGQVTELPGSECFPDTNARVLGTKSDYLPSILTT, from the exons ATGGGAGAAACGCTACTACATGGAACTCTTCATGCTACGATCTATGAAGTTGATAAGATCCATGGATATGGTGGCGGTGGTAATATATTTGGCAAG ctgAAAGCAAACCTAGAGGAGACTGTTGGTTTTGGGAAGGGAACTCCAAAAATGTACGCAACAATCGATCTCGATAAATGCAGAGTAGGACGAACTCGTCTGTTAGAGAACGACCCTGGCAACCCAAAGTGGTACGAATCTTTCCACATTTACTGTGCTCACGCAGCTTCTAACGTAATCTTCACCGTCAAAGACGATAATCCCATCGGTGCAACTTTAATCGGACGAGCTTATGTTCCCGTTGAAGATCTTCTAGAAGGTGAAGAAGTAGATCGATGGGTTGAGATCTTGGACGAAGACAAGAACCCGATTAAATCCGATTCAAAAATTCATGTTAAGCTACAATACTTTGATGTTACTCAGGATCGTAACTGGGCCCGCGGAATCAAAAGTGCAAAGTATCCCGGTGTTCCGTACACGTTCTTCTCTCAGAGACAAGGATGTCGTGTATCCTTGTACCAAGACGCTCACGTACCTGATAATTTTATTCCCAAAATACCCCTTGCTGGTGGCAAGTATTACGAGCCACATAGATGTTGGGAAGATGTGTTTGATGCAATCACTAATGCAAAACACTTTATTTATATTACTGGGTGGTCTGTTTACACCGAGATCACATTGATTCGGGATTCAAGGAGGCAAAAACCGGGAGGTGATGTCACCCTCGGTGAGCTTTTGAAAAACAAAGCGGGCGAAGGTGTTAAGGTTCTTATGCTTGTCTGGGATGACAGAACCTCGGTTGATGTTTTGAAAAAAGATGGATTAATGGCTACACATGATGAAGACACTGAAAACTTTTTTCAAGGTTCTGAAGTTCACTGTAATTTGTGCCCGCGTAATCCTGATGACGGTGGAAGTTTCATTCAGGACCTTCAAATTTCAACCATGTTCACTCATCACCAGAAAATTATCGTGGTTGACTCACCGATGCCGAACGGCGACTCTGAAAGAAGACGTGTCGTGAGTTTTGTCGGTGGTATCGATCTTTGTGATGGGAGATATGATTCCCCGTTTCATTCGTTATTCAGAACTTTGGACACGGCCCACCATGATGATTTCCACCAGCCTAACTACCCAGACGGTTCGATAACTAAAGGTGGGCCCCGGGAGCCATGGCACGATATCCACTCACGCCTTGAAGGACAAATTGCGTGGGATGTTTTGTTTAATTTCGAACAAAGATGGAAAAAACAAGGTGGGAAAAACGTGTTGGTTAACTTCAGAGAACTTGATGACGTCATCATCCCACCGTCTCCAGTCATGTTCCACGATGACCAAGAATCATGGAACGTGCAACTTTTCCGTTCGATCGATGGTGGGGCCGCTTTCGGCTTCCCAGACACACCTGAAGAGGCAGCAAAATCAGGGCTTGTAAGTGGTAAAGATAACATAATCGACCGAAGTATTCAGGATGCGTATATTCACGCCATTCGTCGAGCCAAAAagtttatatatattgaaaatcAGTATTTTCTTGGAAGCTCGTTTGGTTGGCAAGCAGATGATATCAAGGTTGAGGATGTTGGTGCATTGCATTTGATCCCAAAAGAACTTTCGTTAAAGATTGTTAGCAAGATTAAGGCTGGGGAGAAGTTTACTGTTTACGTTGTGGTCCCGATGTGGCCTGAAGGGATACCGGAAAGTGCTTCGGTTCAGGCTATATTAGACTGGCAAAGGAGAACAATGGAGATGATGTATAAAGATATTATCCAGGCTTTAAACGAACAAGGGCTTGAAGAAGACCCAAGAGATTATCTTACGTTCTTTTGCCTTGGGAACCGTGAGGTGAAAAAGGACGGAGAGTATGAACCTACAGAAGCACCCGAACCTGATTCGGATTACAAGAAAGCGCAAGAAGCTCGACGCTTTATGATCTACGTTCATGCCAAAATGATGATAG TTGACGATGAATACATCATTGTTGGGTCAGCCAACATCAACCAGAGGTCAATGGACGGAGCAAGAGATTCAGAGATAGCAATGGGAGCTTACCAACCTCATCATCTTACTACCAGGACACCCGCAAGGGGTCAAGTCCATGGCTTCCGTATGGCTTTATGGTATGAACATCTTGGTATGCTTGATGACAGTTTCCAACATCCCGAAAGTACTGAATGCGTTAAAAAAGTTAACAAGATAACCGACAAATACTGGGATCTGTTTGCAAGTGAGAATCTTGAAAGCGACCTCCCTGGTCACTTGCTTCGCTACCCTGTTGCTGTTAGTGGTGAAGGACAAGTTACTGAACTTCCAGGAAGTGAGTGTTTCCCTGATACTAATGCGCGCGTACTCGGAACAAAGTCGGATTATCTTCCTTCCATTCTTACTACTTAA